Proteins co-encoded in one Setaria viridis chromosome 9, Setaria_viridis_v4.0, whole genome shotgun sequence genomic window:
- the LOC117838856 gene encoding uncharacterized protein isoform X1 — protein MTALVDLDLNCRPSSPEPAVAEETRRAMLRQEQSFPDQMNDPHKFYGSFWKQSSSAQSSLHSTHEHKVMNLGSWANQNQEDFTNSDKHKSPSNIAQQNSDVRASIWRKTYAYNGVIDLEKPCTSGDAVGDVGCSGFGNLSNQNGRSRDGSCCISPENSSLVESAQLCRAWNSSRLSPGSVGSSDTPDCQSPIKKSETESRHSLIDLNVPQEESLPVSSALFHSSSTYPGKTSKSPTEVSEAECGSGIGSMRGSSITVITPNSVADSSRDVVAESSVQRKGLFDLNVSLESIDMPSEIISGYRDKVVNNDVSKGTASNHSFSRKNSLQAETSSKYLVHGNDHMLASKDDNNVLLPTSTNNGINKAQMPESGIVNKELLIPESPLADNNVPRLSISHNRASNLQEVSMLQAKAHDDDTTASIAARTLLSIFQHNSADTAYCPGSSSQTAAQNGNNEPQPSLDSFEKIVLSLDEIKDDGQSVYLAPSDKEGPACGIKLKRGRGMRNFQREIMPGLVSLARQEICEDLEAIGYEPKKTRSRKTRKRQGASSTRSRPRKRGSAARN, from the exons ATGACTGCTTTAGTGGATTTGGATCTCAACTGCCGTCCGTCGTCGCCGGAGCCCGCCGTGGCGGAGGAGACCCGGCGGGCAATGCTCCGTCAAGAACAGTCCTTCCCTGACCAG ATGAACGACCCGCATAAGTTTTATGGATCCTTCTGGAAGCAATCCAGTAGTGCACAGAGTAGCCTTCATTCCACTCATGAGCATAAGGTG ATGAATTTGGGTTCGTGGGCCAATCAAAACCAAGAAGATTTCACCAATTCCGATAAGCACAAATCGCCGTCCAATATCGCGCAACAGAACTCAGATGTTAGGGCTTCAATTTGGAGAAAGACTTATGCTTATAACGGTGTGATTGACTTGGAGAAGCCATGCACTTCTGGTGATGCGGTGGGGGATGTTGGTTGCTCTGGCTTCGGCAACCTTTCCAACCAAAATGGGAGGTCTCGGGATGGTTCATGCTGCATTTCACCAGAGAATAGCTCACTTGTAGAGTCTGCTCAGTTGTGCAGAGCTTGGAATTCGTCACGTTTAAGCCCAG GTTCAGTTGGATCTAGTGACACTCCAGATTGCCAGTCCCCTATCAAAAAAAGTGAAACTGAATCAAGGCATTCACTGATTGACCTGAATGTTCCCCAAGAAGAAAGCCTTCCTGTGTCTTCTGCTCTTTTTCATTCTTCCTCGACATATCCTGGAAAAACTTCAAAAAGTCCTACAGAAGTTTCTGAAGCAGAATGTGGCTCTGGTATTGGATCAATGAGGGGATCTTCTATCACAGTGATCACACCCAACTCAGTTGCAGACAGTTCAAGGGATGTGGTAGCCGAATCCTCAGTTCAACGGAAGGGCCTTTTTGACCTAAATGTGTCACTTGAAAGTATTGACATGCCATCAGAAATAATTAGCGGTTACAGAGATAAGGTAGTAAATAATGATGTAAGTAAAGGAACTGCATCCAACCATTCTTTCTCCAGGAAAAATAGCCTGCAAGCAGAAACTTCCAGCAAATATTTGGTCCATGGAAATGATCATATGTTGGCAAGCAAGGATGACAATAACGTGCTCCTCCCAACCTCAACAAATAATGGTATCAATAAGGCTCAGATGCCAGAATCTGGAATCGTTAACAAGGAACTTTTAATCCCTGAATCTCCTCTAGCTGACAATAATGTCCCAAGACTGTCTATATCCCACAATCGAGCATCAAATCTTCAGGAGGTTAGCATGCTTCAAGCTAAGGCCCATGACGATGACACAACAGCTTCTATTGCAGCTAGAACGCTTCTTTCCATTTTTCAGCATAATTCTGCAGACACTGCATATTGCCCCGGAAGCAGCAGTCAGACAGCAGCTCAGAATGGAAACAATGAGCCTCAGCCCTCATTGGACTCTTTCGAGAAAATTGTGTTGAGTTTAGACGAGATCAAAGATGATGGCCAATCTGTATATCTGGCACCATCAGATAAGGAAGGACCAGCATGTGGGATCAAACTGAAGAGAGGAAGAGGGATGAGAAATTTTCAGAGGGAGATAATGCCTGGGCTTGTGTCTCTAGCAAGGCAAGAAATATGCGAGGACTTGGAAGCTATAGGTTATGAGCCAAAGAAGACTCGGTCTCGAAAAACACGCAAGCGTCAAGGTGCATCCTCAACTCGTTCAAGGCCGCGCAAGCGTGGCTCTGCTGCCAGGAACTGA
- the LOC117838856 gene encoding uncharacterized protein isoform X2 → MTALVDLDLNCRPSSPEPAVAEETRRAMLRQEQSFPDQMNDPHKFYGSFWKQSSSAQSSLHSTHEHKMNLGSWANQNQEDFTNSDKHKSPSNIAQQNSDVRASIWRKTYAYNGVIDLEKPCTSGDAVGDVGCSGFGNLSNQNGRSRDGSCCISPENSSLVESAQLCRAWNSSRLSPGSVGSSDTPDCQSPIKKSETESRHSLIDLNVPQEESLPVSSALFHSSSTYPGKTSKSPTEVSEAECGSGIGSMRGSSITVITPNSVADSSRDVVAESSVQRKGLFDLNVSLESIDMPSEIISGYRDKVVNNDVSKGTASNHSFSRKNSLQAETSSKYLVHGNDHMLASKDDNNVLLPTSTNNGINKAQMPESGIVNKELLIPESPLADNNVPRLSISHNRASNLQEVSMLQAKAHDDDTTASIAARTLLSIFQHNSADTAYCPGSSSQTAAQNGNNEPQPSLDSFEKIVLSLDEIKDDGQSVYLAPSDKEGPACGIKLKRGRGMRNFQREIMPGLVSLARQEICEDLEAIGYEPKKTRSRKTRKRQGASSTRSRPRKRGSAARN, encoded by the exons ATGACTGCTTTAGTGGATTTGGATCTCAACTGCCGTCCGTCGTCGCCGGAGCCCGCCGTGGCGGAGGAGACCCGGCGGGCAATGCTCCGTCAAGAACAGTCCTTCCCTGACCAG ATGAACGACCCGCATAAGTTTTATGGATCCTTCTGGAAGCAATCCAGTAGTGCACAGAGTAGCCTTCATTCCACTCATGAGCATAAG ATGAATTTGGGTTCGTGGGCCAATCAAAACCAAGAAGATTTCACCAATTCCGATAAGCACAAATCGCCGTCCAATATCGCGCAACAGAACTCAGATGTTAGGGCTTCAATTTGGAGAAAGACTTATGCTTATAACGGTGTGATTGACTTGGAGAAGCCATGCACTTCTGGTGATGCGGTGGGGGATGTTGGTTGCTCTGGCTTCGGCAACCTTTCCAACCAAAATGGGAGGTCTCGGGATGGTTCATGCTGCATTTCACCAGAGAATAGCTCACTTGTAGAGTCTGCTCAGTTGTGCAGAGCTTGGAATTCGTCACGTTTAAGCCCAG GTTCAGTTGGATCTAGTGACACTCCAGATTGCCAGTCCCCTATCAAAAAAAGTGAAACTGAATCAAGGCATTCACTGATTGACCTGAATGTTCCCCAAGAAGAAAGCCTTCCTGTGTCTTCTGCTCTTTTTCATTCTTCCTCGACATATCCTGGAAAAACTTCAAAAAGTCCTACAGAAGTTTCTGAAGCAGAATGTGGCTCTGGTATTGGATCAATGAGGGGATCTTCTATCACAGTGATCACACCCAACTCAGTTGCAGACAGTTCAAGGGATGTGGTAGCCGAATCCTCAGTTCAACGGAAGGGCCTTTTTGACCTAAATGTGTCACTTGAAAGTATTGACATGCCATCAGAAATAATTAGCGGTTACAGAGATAAGGTAGTAAATAATGATGTAAGTAAAGGAACTGCATCCAACCATTCTTTCTCCAGGAAAAATAGCCTGCAAGCAGAAACTTCCAGCAAATATTTGGTCCATGGAAATGATCATATGTTGGCAAGCAAGGATGACAATAACGTGCTCCTCCCAACCTCAACAAATAATGGTATCAATAAGGCTCAGATGCCAGAATCTGGAATCGTTAACAAGGAACTTTTAATCCCTGAATCTCCTCTAGCTGACAATAATGTCCCAAGACTGTCTATATCCCACAATCGAGCATCAAATCTTCAGGAGGTTAGCATGCTTCAAGCTAAGGCCCATGACGATGACACAACAGCTTCTATTGCAGCTAGAACGCTTCTTTCCATTTTTCAGCATAATTCTGCAGACACTGCATATTGCCCCGGAAGCAGCAGTCAGACAGCAGCTCAGAATGGAAACAATGAGCCTCAGCCCTCATTGGACTCTTTCGAGAAAATTGTGTTGAGTTTAGACGAGATCAAAGATGATGGCCAATCTGTATATCTGGCACCATCAGATAAGGAAGGACCAGCATGTGGGATCAAACTGAAGAGAGGAAGAGGGATGAGAAATTTTCAGAGGGAGATAATGCCTGGGCTTGTGTCTCTAGCAAGGCAAGAAATATGCGAGGACTTGGAAGCTATAGGTTATGAGCCAAAGAAGACTCGGTCTCGAAAAACACGCAAGCGTCAAGGTGCATCCTCAACTCGTTCAAGGCCGCGCAAGCGTGGCTCTGCTGCCAGGAACTGA